TGGGCAAACCCGATCACCTCGTCAAACGTTTGCTTGCCGTCAAGACGGGCGCTCCGGACGAAGGGACGATCGCGAGCCGCAAGGATCTCGAACCGCTTCGCCGCGGTGATCACATGGGCGCCGGGTTCATCACGATGAAGATGTTCGCCCAAAGCATGCAAAGGTCAGGTGGTCTCGTAGGACGGCGCCGACGGGATCCGATGCTCGAGAAGATCACGCAGTCCTTGGCCTCGCTGCCGCACCAGGGCGACGTGCCCATCTTCATCACGACGACGGCCAAGAACGCGGACGCACCCAAGGGTGAAGTATCGATCGGGGCGTCCAAAGCGGTCATGGAAGACGTCGGTTGGCTGATAAAAACACTGGTCCGTTGATTGATTGACTTGTCGTGTCTGGACAAACGTTGCCATGCGAATGAGTCTTCTCCCGAGCTGACGTGCAATTGATGCGCAGCTCGGTGAAGGCACGTTACTTGCCGTTCATCGCAAGACACGCTTCGTACACACAGAGAAGGGTAGACGGCACGTATGGCTGACCGAAAAGAACCGGGGACGATGAGCATTGCGCACGGAGCGTTGCCTTTGCGTCCACCTACTCGAAGTGGCGGGCGCGATGTGGACGAAGAGTCGCCGGACCTGACGGACGCGCAGCGGGACGAGCTTCGTCGCATGCTCGAGACGCGTCGCACCGAGCTCGTGGCCAGCATTGAAACGCGCCAGGGACAAGATCGAGACGCAGGGCGCGAAGTCGGCGATGAAATGGATGATGCCAACATCGAGGGCATCACGGCGATGGCATCGCGGCTACTCGAACGTGACGTGCAGCTCCTCGGCGAAATCGATCGCGCGCTCGCCAAGTTCCGCGGCGGCGAATACGGCTACTGCGAAGGCACCGGCGAACCCATTGGATATGGGCGTCTGCGTTCGAGGCCGTGGGCGCGGTTCAGCGTGGCGTACCAAGAGCAGCTCGAGCGCGATGCACGTTCGCGTGGCGGGATGTGAACGCGCGCGAGCGCTTCAGGTCACCAGCCAAAAGTCTTTGCCGAGCATCGTCTTGGCCGTTTCGATGGTGTGAAACGCGCGCTTGATGTCGGTTTTTGCTTGATGTTCCGACAACTGCACGATGTACGGAATCCAAAGCGGGCGGCAGACGAGAAGCGCTGAGTAGTACGTCTCGGCCTCGTCGTTCCATCCGAGCGAAACGCTGATCCTGGCGAGTAGGTTGTTCACGGGGACGGGCGAACCCACTTCCCCGATTTCTTTGGCGCTTGCCATGACCTCGCGCGCGAGCTCGGTTCGAGCCGTCTCGTCTTCGATGGTCTTGGCGTTGCGAAAGCGCTGAAAGGCGATCTCGAGTCGCTGTTCGTTTTCGACTTGTTCAGGCAGGTGATCACGAACGATGTCGCGCCACGTGGTGACGAAAGGCGCGAGGGCGAGGCGTCTCGAGCCTTCGCAGTGAGCCAAGAGCAGCTCGGCTTCTTTCCAGTCGCCCGCGTCGCGTGCGAGCTCCAGGCCCGAGATGACGCGTTCTCGTTCGCGACGGCCGGGGTCTTTATCGAGCAGCCATCGTTCCCAGTACAAGGCGCCGCGGGCGAGCGTTCGGGCGATGATGCGCGGCTCGTTTCGACGAGCGACGAGTGCTTGCTGAATGAGCACGCTCTTGTGTTGTTCGACGTCGCTTTTTTCGAGCGTGCGTGGCCAGGGTTCGACCCCGAAAGCGTAGGTCATCATGACAGGACTCGCACCGCGGCTTTGCCGCTTCCGAACGCCACGGCTGCTGCGATCTTGTGTGCGCAAGGCGTGCTGTTTGCGTGCTCGGTGGCGTGTCCGAGGGCTTCTTGCGTGTCGTGTTCGGACGAGCCGACGACGCTGAGCAAGCAGTCTTGTTCGTCGTTCGGGGTTTCGAGGTAAAAGTCGAGGCCGCTGTCGCTTCGAGACACGCGCTGAATGCGCTGCCCGGTGGTGCTTCGCAACAAGGCGCTGATCACGACGGCTGCTGCCACTTGCAGCCATTCTTCGGAAGCCGAAGCCGACAAGGCTGGCGTCGTGTTGGCTGCCTCGTCGGCGTGCACGATGGTCAGGGTGTCGAATGTGGGAGCATCCTGTTCGCCTTCGAAGCGCGACACCTCGAACGTGGTGGACTCACCTGGGGCGGCGCGACACGCGAGCAGGCATGCGGGCAGCGCGAGAGGCAACCAGAGGCAAGGCTGGTCGGACCTCAATTTTGCGAGAGGGTAATCCGGCATCGGCACTCGGCGGGCACGGTATCACGTGTTGGGCAGCGTCAGAAGATTCCGAGCAAGACGGGGAAAGGGCGGCTGGTGCGAAGGGGGCAACCACGTTCCAATGGCGTAAGCTATCATTCGTGCAAAATATGGGTTGAATTGCACAAAAGTTACCAATCACTTTTCGGACGTCGGGGCAAAGGCGCTAACCCCCCATTCGTTCGATGAACGGCACGATTCTCTCGACAAACGCTTTTTTGTAATGCTTGTCGAATTCGGCCCACGTGCAAAGTGTTTTCGTGTCCGTCACGCGATCGACGAACAAGAGCCCATCCAAATGATCGACCTCGTGCTGGTACGTGCCCGCGGACAAACCCCGCACGATGCGCTCGATAGGCGCTCCATGCCGATCCCACCCGGTCACGCGCACTTCGGCATGGCGAGATACCAATCCGCGTAAATTGGGAACGGACAAACACCCTTCGTAATTATCGAATCGTTCGTCCGATATGGGCTCGATGATGGGATTGACCAATATCGTGAGCGGGATGTTCGGCTTGTACGGATAACGCGGATTGTCTTTTACTTCGATGGCGACGATTCGTTTTGGGCAAAGCACCTGCGTTGCCGCGAGGCCCGCTCCGTTTGCTTGGCGCATCGTCTCGACCAAGTCGTCGATGAATCGTTGCACCTCGGGCGATTCGAGCTCCTCGCGCGATACTTCCAGCGCACGTTGCCGAAGGCCCGGGTGACCGAGCTGAGCGATTTCGAGGGTTGTCACGAGCTCGAGCGTACCACAGCGCGCGGACAAACGACACACGCGAAATGCTCTCCACTCGACAGCGGCGCGCACCTGCCCAACAGAGCTTTCACCACGAGAGGGCAGCATCATGGACCAAGACAAGCGAGAGCCCGACTATTCCACGAACGTTCCGCATGGTTTGGATGTCGAGCCGGGTGGGCCGGCAGATATCGAGCGTGAAACGAATCGACAAGAAAACGAATCCGTCGAGCGATCTCGTGAACCGCTGCAAGAGACACCGACGACGCTTCGCACGGGTCAATCGACACCGGCATCGACGATCGATAGGATGAACGAGTTTTTACGCGGCGAGCTTGCGAGCGTCGAGACGTACGATTTGGCGCTCAAGACGATCAAGGACTCGGAGCTCACGGGGCCCTTGCAACAAATTCGTGACAGCCACGATCGTCGCGTCAAGCTGTTGCGAGAAAGAATTCGCGTATTGGGAGGAGAACCGGCGCATAGCTCGGGGGTATGGGGAGCGTTTGCCCGAGCCATTCAGCGAGGTGCCGATTTGCTCGGGCATCGCGTGGCTTTGGCGGCTTTGGAAGAGGGCGAGGATCAGGGGAAAAAACGATACTCTCGCCACCTCGACGAGCTCGCTTCAGCCGAGCGTGAATTCGTCGAACGGGAGCTCGCTTCCGAGCAACAACGCACGCACGACTTGGCCAGCTCGCTTCAGAAGTTCGTCAAGGCGGCGTGAGGGACCGGCAAGCCCTCACTTCTTCCACTCGGGTGCGACCAACCCGAGCTTCCGATAAAAGAATTTCGCCGCCATCTTCGCCATGTCCGATTGCGGCTGGTACACGTCCGGACCTCGCGGCAAAAGGCCCGCATGCAGCGAGCCGAGCCGTTTGCCCATGAGCCGCTCGATGTCCTCCACGAACCCGTCCATCGTCTGATAACGATCGTTTCTATGTTTGCGGATGGCCTTGAGAATGACGCCTTCCATTGCTCGGTCGAATCCGGGCACCACATCGGACGGCTCGGGCGGCGCTGTAACGAGCTGATGGGCGAGCAAAAGTGCATCGTCGTCATGACGAAATGGCAATTTGCCCACGCACATACGATACATGACGACGCCAAGCGAATAGATATCCGAGCGCGCATCGGTCATGTCACCCACGACCTGCTCGGGAGGCATGTATTCGGGGGTTCCGAGCGACATACCCATTTGAGAAACCGTCTTTGCGGTTTCTAGCCGAGACAAACCAAAATCCAATACTTTGACGCCATACGGTTCCCCCGGCTCGCCGACCAAAAACAAGTTGTCCGGTTTTACATCACGGTGGACGATGCCCGCGTGATGTGCCGCCGCGAGCCCCGCACCC
This window of the Polyangiaceae bacterium genome carries:
- a CDS encoding demethoxyubiquinone hydroxylase family protein; this encodes MDQDKREPDYSTNVPHGLDVEPGGPADIERETNRQENESVERSREPLQETPTTLRTGQSTPASTIDRMNEFLRGELASVETYDLALKTIKDSELTGPLQQIRDSHDRRVKLLRERIRVLGGEPAHSSGVWGAFARAIQRGADLLGHRVALAALEEGEDQGKKRYSRHLDELASAEREFVERELASEQQRTHDLASSLQKFVKAA
- the def gene encoding peptide deformylase, giving the protein MLPSRGESSVGQVRAAVEWRAFRVCRLSARCGTLELVTTLEIAQLGHPGLRQRALEVSREELESPEVQRFIDDLVETMRQANGAGLAATQVLCPKRIVAIEVKDNPRYPYKPNIPLTILVNPIIEPISDERFDNYEGCLSVPNLRGLVSRHAEVRVTGWDRHGAPIERIVRGLSAGTYQHEVDHLDGLLFVDRVTDTKTLCTWAEFDKHYKKAFVERIVPFIERMGG
- a CDS encoding serine/threonine protein kinase, with the translated sequence MFCPRCHRRFDDDAHRFCAYDGERLVTTPDMSNIPHKPTAESGTMLNGRYEVRGLIGRGGMARIYLAEDKQTNEPVAVKILDSLHLRTPGARERFDREARIANVVTHPNIVKVLDTGQRTDGVPFMVLEYLFGETLGDWLRRNQTMSLHITLPVLSQMGAGLAAAHHAGIVHRDVKPDNLFLVGEPGEPYGVKVLDFGLSRLETAKTVSQMGMSLGTPEYMPPEQVVGDMTDARSDIYSLGVVMYRMCVGKLPFRHDDDALLLAHQLVTAPPEPSDVVPGFDRAMEGVILKAIRKHRNDRYQTMDGFVEDIERLMGKRLGSLHAGLLPRGPDVYQPQSDMAKMAAKFFYRKLGLVAPEWKK
- a CDS encoding TraR/DksA family transcriptional regulator; this encodes MSIAHGALPLRPPTRSGGRDVDEESPDLTDAQRDELRRMLETRRTELVASIETRQGQDRDAGREVGDEMDDANIEGITAMASRLLERDVQLLGEIDRALAKFRGGEYGYCEGTGEPIGYGRLRSRPWARFSVAYQEQLERDARSRGGM